From Rhizobium favelukesii, the proteins below share one genomic window:
- a CDS encoding ABC transporter permease produces MNTNAAEAAAPLATRARRRRVPPELSIFLVLVGIALIYEILGWIFVGQSFLFNSQRLTIMVLQVAVIGIIAVGVTQVIITGGIDLSSGSVVGMTAMIAASFAQASTWPRALYPSLTDLPFFIPIGVGLLIGLAAGFINGQLIAKTKIPPFIATLGMMVSARGISKWYTKGQPVSGLTDQFNFIGTGIWPVIVFLVVALIFHIALRYTRYGKFTYAIGANVQAARVSGINIEAHLIKVYAIAGLLAGLAGVVTAARAQTAQAGMGVMYELDAIAATVIGGTSLTGGVGRITGTVIGTIILGVMTSGFTFLRVDAYYQEIVKGLIIVAAVVIDVYRQKKRAKH; encoded by the coding sequence ATGAATACAAACGCAGCTGAGGCGGCAGCCCCCCTCGCAACGCGCGCGCGCAGACGACGTGTTCCGCCTGAACTCAGCATTTTCCTCGTCCTGGTCGGCATTGCGCTCATCTATGAAATTCTGGGCTGGATTTTTGTGGGCCAGAGCTTCCTGTTCAATTCGCAGCGCCTGACGATCATGGTCCTTCAGGTCGCCGTCATCGGCATCATTGCGGTGGGTGTGACGCAAGTTATCATCACCGGCGGCATCGACCTATCATCCGGCTCGGTCGTCGGCATGACCGCGATGATTGCGGCAAGCTTCGCGCAGGCATCGACCTGGCCACGAGCGCTCTATCCTTCGCTGACCGACCTGCCCTTCTTCATCCCGATCGGCGTTGGCCTCCTCATCGGCCTCGCAGCCGGCTTTATCAACGGACAGCTGATCGCAAAGACCAAGATCCCGCCGTTCATCGCAACGCTGGGCATGATGGTCTCGGCGCGCGGCATTTCGAAGTGGTACACCAAGGGCCAGCCGGTTTCGGGGCTCACCGATCAGTTCAATTTCATCGGCACCGGCATTTGGCCCGTGATCGTTTTCCTCGTCGTCGCGCTGATCTTCCACATTGCGCTGCGCTATACCCGCTACGGCAAGTTCACCTATGCCATCGGCGCCAATGTGCAGGCTGCGCGGGTTTCCGGTATCAACATCGAAGCCCACCTGATCAAGGTTTACGCAATCGCCGGTCTCCTGGCGGGTCTTGCTGGCGTGGTCACGGCAGCCCGCGCCCAGACCGCGCAGGCCGGCATGGGTGTCATGTACGAACTGGACGCCATTGCTGCGACTGTTATCGGCGGTACGTCCCTGACGGGTGGCGTCGGCCGCATCACCGGAACAGTTATCGGCACGATCATTCTCGGCGTGATGACCTCGGGCTTCACCTTTCTCAGGGTTGATGCCTACTACCAGGAGATCGTCAAGGGGCTGATCATTGTGGCTGCCGTCGTGATCGACGTTTACCGGCAAAAGAAACGCGCCAAGCACTGA
- a CDS encoding ABC transporter permease — protein MSIIETKTEVRPKPGRAVPVAKAVGRFLVAAVTTYLGLLAVTFFIGRVVPIDPVLAILGDRAPTHVVERVRHELGFDLPLYQQFYIYLKSILSGDFGTSVLTTNPVMVDIRRVFPATIELATLGTIIGSAIGVPLGVLAAVRRGSTADQVVRVIGLIGYSVPIFWLALISLVIFYAQLRWVAFPGRIDIVFEYSFTPVTGFYLLDSAMQGQWDVFYDVFRHIILPASLLGYFSLAYISRMTRSFMLNELSQEYVVAARAKGLTETRVIWGHALRNAAVPLVTVIALSYAGLLEGSVLTETVFSWPGIGLYITNSLQNADMNAVLGGTIIIGTVFIGINLLSDLLYRTLDPRTRSR, from the coding sequence TTGAGCATCATTGAGACAAAGACGGAGGTACGGCCCAAACCGGGCCGTGCTGTTCCCGTTGCCAAGGCGGTCGGGCGATTTCTTGTCGCCGCCGTCACCACTTATCTCGGCCTCCTGGCCGTGACTTTCTTCATCGGCCGCGTCGTACCGATCGATCCGGTCCTTGCGATTCTCGGCGACCGCGCGCCGACACATGTCGTCGAACGCGTCCGACACGAGCTCGGTTTCGACCTGCCGCTCTACCAGCAGTTCTACATCTATCTGAAGAGCATCCTTTCGGGTGACTTCGGAACCTCGGTGCTGACCACCAATCCTGTCATGGTCGACATCAGGCGCGTCTTTCCCGCGACGATCGAGCTCGCAACGCTCGGGACGATCATCGGCTCCGCAATTGGCGTCCCGCTGGGCGTCCTCGCTGCAGTCCGGCGAGGCAGCACGGCCGACCAGGTCGTCCGCGTCATTGGCCTGATTGGCTATTCCGTGCCGATATTCTGGCTGGCACTCATTTCGCTTGTCATCTTCTACGCCCAATTGCGTTGGGTGGCCTTCCCCGGCCGCATTGATATTGTCTTTGAATACAGTTTCACGCCGGTGACCGGCTTCTATCTCCTCGACAGCGCCATGCAGGGGCAATGGGACGTCTTCTATGACGTTTTTCGCCACATCATCCTGCCGGCCTCGTTGCTCGGCTATTTCTCGCTGGCCTACATCAGCCGCATGACCCGAAGTTTCATGCTCAACGAGCTGAGCCAGGAGTATGTGGTCGCGGCGCGCGCCAAGGGACTAACGGAAACCCGGGTGATCTGGGGTCACGCATTGCGCAACGCCGCGGTGCCGCTTGTAACCGTCATTGCACTTTCATATGCCGGCTTGCTTGAGGGTTCGGTGCTCACCGAGACTGTGTTCTCCTGGCCGGGCATCGGGCTCTACATCACCAATTCCCTTCAGAACGCGGATATGAACGCCGTCCTTGGTGGCACCATCATTATTGGCACGGTTTTCATCGGCATCAATCTTCTGTCCGACCTTCTCTACCGGACGCTTGACCCCAGGACGCGAAGCCGATGA
- a CDS encoding DUF1993 domain-containing protein, which produces MPISMYRLTVPVFQHGLETLKTYLDKADDFAKEKGIDGADLVAARLSSDMLPFSGQYQRATDSAKLAIARLTGSEAPKFEDNEVTITELRERVAKTEAYLATVEPAALEGTETREIALSPGGNKITFRGDEYVMTFALPNFFFHLATAHAILRNQGVPVGKMDYLGRLA; this is translated from the coding sequence ATGCCCATCTCGATGTACCGATTGACAGTTCCCGTCTTCCAGCACGGTCTTGAAACCTTGAAGACCTATCTCGATAAAGCCGACGACTTCGCGAAAGAAAAAGGCATCGACGGAGCCGATCTTGTTGCCGCGCGGTTGTCTTCGGACATGCTGCCATTCTCGGGTCAGTATCAACGCGCGACCGATAGCGCCAAATTGGCGATCGCGCGGCTGACCGGTAGCGAAGCGCCGAAATTCGAGGACAACGAAGTGACGATCACCGAGTTGCGCGAGCGTGTCGCCAAGACGGAAGCCTATCTCGCTACCGTCGAGCCTGCTGCGCTCGAGGGAACGGAAACGCGGGAAATCGCTCTTTCGCCAGGGGGCAACAAGATCACGTTCCGCGGCGACGAGTATGTCATGACCTTCGCACTGCCGAACTTCTTCTTCCACCTTGCGACGGCACACGCGATCCTGCGCAACCAGGGCGTTCCGGTCGGCAAGATGGACTATCTCGGACGCCTCGCCTGA
- a CDS encoding sugar ABC transporter substrate-binding protein yields the protein MKKFIMGTAMALVLSTAAHAETVGVSMSKFDDNFLTVLRNGMQNYAKTLNGVTLQVEDAQNDVAKQQSQIQNFIASKVDAIIVNPVDTDATAAMSKIAAEAGVPLVYVNREPVNVDSLPDKQAFVASNEQESGTLETKEVCRLLGGKGKAVILMGELSNQAARMRTKDVHDVVATDDCKGIELVEEQTANWSRTEGSDLMTNWLSSGIEFDAVISNNDEMAIGAIQALKAAGKDLSKIVIGGVDATQDALAAMQAGDLDVTVFQDAAGQGKGSLDAALTLAKGEKVEKKVYIPFQLVTPENVKDFVAKN from the coding sequence ATGAAGAAATTTATCATGGGCACTGCTATGGCGCTCGTCCTGTCGACGGCCGCTCACGCTGAGACCGTCGGCGTCTCTATGTCGAAGTTCGACGACAACTTCCTGACTGTTCTGCGCAACGGCATGCAGAACTATGCCAAGACGCTGAACGGTGTGACACTGCAGGTCGAAGACGCCCAGAACGACGTCGCCAAACAGCAGAGCCAGATCCAGAATTTCATTGCTTCCAAGGTCGACGCGATCATCGTCAACCCGGTTGACACCGACGCCACGGCAGCCATGTCGAAGATCGCAGCTGAAGCCGGCGTTCCGCTGGTTTATGTCAACCGTGAGCCGGTCAACGTTGACAGCCTACCGGACAAGCAGGCTTTCGTCGCTTCGAACGAGCAGGAATCTGGCACGCTCGAGACCAAGGAAGTGTGCCGTCTGCTCGGCGGTAAGGGCAAGGCTGTCATCCTGATGGGCGAACTCTCCAACCAGGCTGCTCGCATGCGCACCAAGGATGTCCATGATGTTGTCGCAACCGACGACTGCAAGGGTATCGAGCTCGTTGAGGAGCAGACGGCAAACTGGTCGCGCACAGAAGGTTCGGATTTGATGACCAACTGGCTCTCTAGCGGCATCGAATTCGACGCCGTCATCTCGAACAACGACGAAATGGCAATTGGCGCCATCCAGGCCCTCAAGGCGGCCGGCAAGGACCTCAGCAAGATCGTGATCGGCGGCGTTGACGCCACCCAAGACGCGCTTGCCGCGATGCAGGCCGGTGACCTCGACGTGACGGTCTTCCAGGACGCTGCCGGGCAGGGCAAGGGCTCGCTCGATGCGGCTCTGACGCTTGCAAAGGGCGAAAAGGTGGAGAAGAAGGTTTACATTCCTTTCCAGCTCGTCACGCCTGAGAACGTCAAGGACTTCGTCGCAAAGAACTAA
- a CDS encoding ABC transporter substrate-binding protein, with product MIVSKFNRTFRLLSAGAALSIMMAAAPAAFAETPKDTLVEGFAIDDIITMDPGEAFELSTAEVTSNTYSLLVRLDMSDTSKVKGDLADSWTVSDDGLTYTFKLKSGLKFASGNPITAEDVAWSFERAVKLDKSPAFIITQFGINGDNVTEKAKATDENTFVFTVDKPYAPSFVLNCLTATVASVVDKKLVMEHIKSVTPSADYKYDNDFGNEWLKTGYAGSGAFKLREWRANEVVVMERNDNYYGDKAKLNRVIYRFMKESSAQRLALEAGDIDIARNLEPGDLDAIAKNADLTTVAAPKGTVYYVSLNSKNDNLKKPEVQEAFKYLVDYDAIGSTLIKGIGEIHQTFLPKGQLGALDENPYKLDVAKAKELLSKAGLKDGFSVTMDVRNTQPVTGIAESIQQSLAQAGIKMEIIPGDGKQTLTKFRARTHDMYIGQWGSDYFDPNSNADTFTTNPDNSDAGTVKTLAWRNTWEAPELDKETKAALLERDGAKRAAMYEDIQKKFLANSPFVIIFQQIEVAGARKSLKDFKLGPSFDTNYVGPIGKE from the coding sequence ATGATAGTCAGCAAATTCAACCGCACCTTCCGTCTGCTTTCGGCAGGCGCCGCTCTGTCGATCATGATGGCCGCCGCACCGGCTGCCTTCGCGGAAACGCCGAAGGACACGCTGGTCGAAGGCTTCGCCATCGACGACATCATCACCATGGACCCGGGTGAGGCGTTCGAACTGTCGACGGCCGAAGTTACGAGCAACACCTACAGCCTGCTCGTCCGTCTCGACATGAGCGACACGTCGAAGGTCAAGGGCGATCTCGCCGACAGCTGGACGGTGTCTGATGATGGCCTGACCTACACCTTCAAGCTCAAATCCGGCCTGAAGTTCGCCTCCGGCAATCCGATCACCGCCGAAGACGTTGCGTGGTCCTTCGAGCGCGCAGTCAAGCTCGACAAGAGCCCGGCGTTCATCATTACCCAGTTCGGCATCAATGGCGACAACGTGACCGAGAAGGCAAAGGCGACAGATGAAAACACCTTCGTCTTCACAGTCGACAAGCCTTACGCGCCGAGCTTCGTTCTGAACTGCCTGACGGCAACTGTTGCCTCGGTCGTCGACAAGAAGCTGGTCATGGAGCACATCAAGTCCGTGACGCCGAGCGCCGACTACAAGTACGACAACGACTTCGGCAACGAATGGCTGAAGACCGGTTATGCAGGCTCCGGCGCTTTTAAGCTGCGCGAATGGCGCGCCAATGAAGTTGTCGTGATGGAACGCAACGACAATTACTATGGCGACAAGGCGAAGCTCAACCGCGTCATCTATCGCTTCATGAAGGAAAGCTCGGCGCAGCGCCTGGCGCTGGAAGCAGGCGATATCGATATCGCGCGCAACCTGGAGCCCGGCGATCTGGATGCGATCGCCAAGAATGCCGACCTGACGACCGTCGCTGCGCCGAAAGGGACCGTCTACTACGTCAGCCTCAACTCCAAGAACGACAACCTGAAGAAACCGGAAGTCCAGGAAGCCTTCAAGTATCTTGTCGACTATGATGCGATCGGTTCGACGCTGATCAAGGGCATCGGCGAAATCCACCAGACCTTCCTGCCCAAGGGCCAGCTCGGTGCGCTCGATGAAAACCCTTATAAGCTCGACGTGGCCAAGGCGAAGGAACTGCTTTCGAAGGCCGGCCTGAAGGACGGCTTCTCGGTGACGATGGACGTTCGCAATACGCAGCCGGTAACGGGTATTGCCGAATCCATCCAGCAGTCGCTCGCCCAGGCCGGTATCAAGATGGAAATCATCCCCGGCGACGGCAAGCAGACCCTGACGAAGTTCCGTGCACGCACGCATGACATGTACATCGGCCAGTGGGGTTCGGACTATTTCGACCCGAACTCGAATGCCGACACCTTCACCACCAACCCAGACAACTCGGACGCTGGTACGGTCAAGACGCTCGCATGGCGCAACACCTGGGAAGCGCCAGAGCTCGACAAGGAAACGAAGGCTGCATTGCTGGAGCGTGACGGCGCCAAGCGCGCTGCCATGTACGAGGACATCCAGAAGAAGTTCCTCGCCAACAGCCCCTTTGTGATCATCTTCCAGCAGATCGAAGTCGCAGGCGCTCGCAAGAGCTTGAAGGACTTCAAGCTCGGCCCGAGCTTCGACACCAACTATGTCGGCCCGATCGGCAAGGAATAA
- a CDS encoding class I SAM-dependent methyltransferase produces the protein MTSSIRKFIFHDLQAIEGYIDPPDALVFLAILRSQQAASLQGGLAEIGVYYGRSYFLLRKICGDAEKIVAIDPFDIVKPDHGVAQYDRFVAGGRQLGLSVDGARVIKSDSTLLRPEDIIERAGMVRFFSIDGGHMLHHVEADSRLAAASLAEHGIIVFDDTFNPAWPEVTAGVTDFLREGAGRFSVFCLTKYKTYLCRQAFHEFYSRTIKTSTELKAFDHLETKFLGSTAIRLHNPMRRRIAYEVMVGLGMRALSERAYR, from the coding sequence ATGACTTCGTCGATCAGAAAGTTCATATTCCATGATCTTCAGGCGATCGAGGGATACATTGATCCGCCTGACGCGCTGGTATTTCTCGCCATTTTGCGGTCCCAGCAGGCGGCATCCTTGCAAGGCGGCTTAGCCGAGATAGGCGTTTACTACGGCCGATCCTACTTCCTGTTGCGAAAAATCTGCGGAGACGCGGAGAAGATCGTGGCTATCGATCCCTTCGATATCGTGAAGCCAGATCACGGTGTCGCGCAATATGACCGTTTCGTGGCGGGCGGTCGCCAACTCGGCCTTTCCGTAGATGGAGCGCGCGTCATCAAGAGCGACAGCACGCTGCTCAGGCCCGAGGACATTATCGAAAGAGCCGGCATGGTCCGCTTCTTCAGCATCGACGGCGGCCATATGCTGCATCACGTCGAGGCCGATAGCCGTCTTGCCGCCGCGTCGCTTGCCGAGCATGGCATCATCGTTTTCGACGACACCTTCAATCCGGCTTGGCCGGAGGTCACCGCCGGGGTAACCGACTTCCTGCGCGAAGGGGCCGGTCGCTTTTCGGTTTTCTGCCTGACGAAATATAAGACCTATCTTTGCCGCCAGGCGTTTCACGAGTTCTACTCGCGCACGATCAAGACTTCGACCGAGCTCAAGGCATTCGATCACCTTGAGACCAAATTCCTCGGCTCGACGGCGATCCGGTTGCACAATCCGATGCGGCGCCGCATCGCTTACGAAGTGATGGTCGGGCTCGGCATGCGTGCGTTGTCTGAGCGTGCCTACCGATGA
- the galE gene encoding UDP-glucose 4-epimerase GalE has protein sequence MAGETVLVVGGAGYIGSHTCLDLANKGFKPIVFDNFSNGHREFVKWGPAEEGDIRDRARLDEVLAKHKPAAILHFAALIEVGESVKDPVAFYENNVIGTLTLLAAAQAAGVKAFVFSSTCATYGLPQSVPLDETHRQVPINPYGQTKYIIEQALADYDRYTGFRSVVLRYFNAAGADFEGRVGEWHQPETHAIPLAIDAALGRREGFKVFGTDYETRDGTCVRDYIHVLDLADAHVRAVEHLLRGGESIALNLGTGTGTTVKELLNTIERVSERPFPVEYAGRREGDSHTLVANNDKAREILGWTPQYDLSQIIRSAWNWHAKSNQH, from the coding sequence ATGGCAGGTGAAACGGTTCTGGTCGTGGGCGGTGCTGGGTATATCGGCTCGCACACGTGTCTCGATCTTGCGAACAAGGGCTTCAAGCCTATCGTTTTTGACAATTTCTCCAACGGACATCGCGAGTTCGTGAAGTGGGGACCTGCGGAAGAAGGCGACATTCGGGATCGGGCTCGTCTTGACGAGGTTCTGGCCAAGCACAAACCGGCCGCCATCCTACACTTTGCCGCGCTCATCGAGGTCGGTGAATCGGTAAAAGACCCGGTTGCTTTCTACGAAAACAACGTCATTGGCACGCTGACGCTATTGGCCGCCGCTCAGGCGGCTGGCGTCAAGGCATTCGTCTTTTCGTCTACTTGCGCAACCTATGGCTTGCCGCAGAGCGTGCCGCTCGATGAAACGCATCGTCAGGTGCCGATCAACCCATATGGCCAAACGAAATACATCATCGAGCAGGCGCTTGCCGACTATGACAGGTACACGGGGTTTCGATCTGTCGTGCTCCGCTACTTCAATGCAGCCGGGGCCGATTTCGAAGGTCGTGTCGGCGAGTGGCATCAGCCGGAAACCCACGCCATACCCTTGGCGATCGATGCCGCCCTCGGTCGCCGTGAAGGCTTCAAGGTGTTCGGCACCGACTATGAGACGCGTGATGGCACCTGTGTCCGCGACTACATCCATGTGCTCGACCTCGCCGACGCCCACGTCCGCGCCGTGGAGCATCTGCTGCGGGGCGGGGAGTCGATTGCTCTCAATCTCGGCACCGGCACGGGAACCACGGTGAAGGAACTGCTCAACACTATCGAGCGTGTGTCGGAGCGGCCGTTTCCTGTGGAATATGCCGGTCGTCGCGAAGGCGACTCGCACACGCTAGTTGCCAACAATGACAAGGCGCGGGAGATTCTCGGCTGGACGCCGCAATATGACCTGTCTCAGATCATCCGCTCGGCGTGGAACTGGCACGCAAAATCAAACCAGCACTGA
- a CDS encoding ABC transporter permease, translated as MTVPANQSAPLSRREWLLSDRPQSRTQARLGRAYVTWRQFSANRLAVVGLLIIIALLFVAAFANVLATHSPVVGDLKNARLLPPGSEGYWLGTDDQGRDIYSRLIYGSRLTLLVVVLVAAISAPIGLIVGTVSGYAGGWVDATLMRITDIFLAFPKLVLALAFVAALGPGIQNAIIAIAITSWPPYARIARAETLTVRRSDYISAVKLMGASPLRIVVRHVMPLCLSSLIVRVTLDMAGIILTAAGLGFLGLGAQPPLPEWGAMIASGRRFILDQWWVAAMPGFAILIVSLGFNLLGDGLRDALDPKESGQ; from the coding sequence ATGACGGTTCCCGCAAATCAATCAGCGCCACTGAGCCGCCGCGAGTGGCTGCTTTCCGATCGGCCGCAGTCGCGCACGCAGGCGCGATTGGGCCGAGCCTACGTGACCTGGCGCCAGTTCAGCGCAAACCGCCTCGCCGTCGTCGGTTTGCTGATCATCATTGCGCTCCTGTTTGTGGCTGCCTTTGCGAATGTACTTGCAACCCATTCGCCTGTTGTGGGCGACCTGAAAAATGCGCGTTTGCTGCCGCCGGGCTCAGAGGGCTATTGGCTTGGCACCGACGATCAGGGACGCGATATCTATTCCCGCCTCATCTATGGCTCTCGTCTGACCCTGCTCGTCGTCGTTCTCGTCGCAGCCATCTCGGCGCCGATCGGCCTGATCGTCGGGACGGTGTCGGGTTATGCCGGCGGCTGGGTCGATGCGACGCTGATGCGCATTACCGATATCTTCCTGGCATTCCCGAAGCTGGTTCTGGCCCTCGCCTTCGTCGCGGCGCTCGGGCCTGGCATCCAGAACGCCATCATTGCCATTGCTATCACCTCCTGGCCGCCTTACGCCCGCATTGCGCGCGCGGAGACGCTAACCGTGCGACGCTCCGACTATATTTCCGCGGTCAAGCTGATGGGCGCATCACCTTTGCGGATTGTGGTCCGGCACGTCATGCCGCTATGCCTTTCCTCGCTCATCGTGCGCGTCACACTCGACATGGCTGGGATCATCCTGACAGCCGCCGGTCTCGGCTTCCTCGGTCTCGGCGCGCAGCCTCCGTTACCCGAGTGGGGCGCGATGATCGCCTCCGGCCGGCGTTTCATCCTGGACCAGTGGTGGGTCGCCGCAATGCCTGGTTTCGCTATCCTGATCGTCAGCCTCGGCTTCAACCTGCTCGGCGACGGCCTGCGCGATGCGCTTGACCCGAAGGAGAGCGGCCAATGA
- a CDS encoding sugar ABC transporter ATP-binding protein: MVVSPSTMAAVRQSGAVPNAEYLLSAEGVRKEFPGVVALDDVQFRLKRGTVHALMGENGAGKSTLMKILAGIYIPDKGEVRLKGVEIQLKSPLDALENGIAMIHQELNLMPFMTVAENIWIRREPKNKFGFVDHAAMFRQTDELFRRLNIDIDPEIQVSELSVANRQMVEIAKAVSYNSDVLIMDEPTSALTEREVEHLFRIIRDLRAQGIGIVYITHKMNELFEIADEFSVFRDGRYIGTHASTDVTRDDIIRMMVGREITQMFPKEEVPIGDVVLSVKNLSLNNVFHDVSFDVRSGEILGVAGLVGSGRSNVAETLFGVTPATSGTIELFGKTTDIASPTVAIRNRMAFLTEDRKDTGCLLILSVLENMQIAVLQDSFVKGGFVQESSIEATCEDMAKKLRVKTPNLDERVENLSGGNQQKVLIGRWLLTKPKILILDEPTRGIDVGAKAEIHRLVTEMARNGVAVIMISSEMPEVLGMSDRIMVMHEGRVTGFLNRDEATQIKVMELAAQ; the protein is encoded by the coding sequence ATGGTTGTCAGCCCGTCTACAATGGCTGCAGTGCGTCAGAGTGGCGCTGTTCCGAATGCGGAATACCTGCTGAGCGCAGAAGGTGTCCGGAAGGAGTTTCCGGGTGTCGTCGCTCTCGACGACGTTCAGTTCCGGCTGAAGCGCGGCACAGTGCACGCTCTGATGGGCGAAAATGGCGCCGGCAAGTCGACACTGATGAAAATCCTCGCCGGCATCTATATTCCCGATAAGGGCGAAGTGCGCCTCAAGGGCGTAGAGATTCAGCTTAAATCACCGCTCGACGCGTTGGAAAACGGCATCGCCATGATCCATCAGGAACTGAACCTGATGCCGTTCATGACGGTCGCCGAGAACATCTGGATCCGTCGTGAGCCGAAGAACAAGTTCGGCTTCGTCGATCACGCGGCAATGTTCCGCCAGACCGACGAGCTGTTTCGACGGCTGAATATCGACATCGACCCCGAGATCCAGGTTAGCGAACTTTCGGTCGCCAACCGGCAGATGGTCGAGATCGCCAAGGCGGTCTCCTACAATTCCGACGTGCTGATCATGGATGAACCGACATCGGCGCTGACCGAGCGCGAGGTCGAGCATCTCTTCAGGATCATTCGCGACCTCAGGGCTCAAGGCATCGGCATCGTCTACATCACGCACAAGATGAACGAGCTGTTCGAGATTGCCGACGAATTCTCAGTGTTCCGTGATGGCCGTTATATCGGCACACATGCGTCAACGGACGTCACCCGCGATGACATCATCCGCATGATGGTCGGCCGCGAAATCACCCAGATGTTCCCGAAGGAGGAGGTGCCGATCGGCGACGTCGTCCTCTCGGTCAAGAACCTCTCGCTGAACAACGTCTTCCATGACGTTTCCTTTGACGTGCGATCGGGCGAGATCCTCGGCGTTGCCGGCCTCGTGGGATCAGGCCGATCCAACGTCGCCGAGACCTTGTTCGGTGTGACGCCGGCGACGTCGGGCACGATCGAGCTCTTCGGCAAGACGACAGACATCGCCTCGCCGACCGTCGCAATCCGGAATCGTATGGCATTCCTGACCGAGGACCGCAAAGACACAGGCTGTCTGCTGATCCTCAGCGTTCTCGAGAACATGCAGATCGCCGTTCTCCAGGACAGCTTCGTCAAGGGTGGCTTTGTGCAGGAAAGCTCGATCGAGGCGACTTGCGAAGACATGGCCAAGAAACTCCGGGTCAAGACCCCCAACCTCGATGAGCGCGTGGAAAACCTTTCCGGCGGCAACCAGCAGAAGGTTCTGATCGGTCGCTGGCTGCTTACGAAACCGAAGATCCTCATTCTCGACGAGCCGACACGCGGCATCGATGTCGGCGCCAAGGCCGAGATCCATCGTCTGGTGACGGAGATGGCGAGAAATGGAGTAGCAGTGATCATGATCTCGTCCGAAATGCCGGAAGTCTTGGGCATGAGCGACCGCATCATGGTGATGCACGAAGGGCGTGTAACCGGTTTTCTCAATCGCGACGAAGCAACGCAGATCAAGGTTATGGAGCTTGCCGCGCAGTGA
- a CDS encoding dipeptidase → MQFVFDGHNDVLLRLWTHERDGGDPVAEFSNGTDLGHIDAPRAKAGGLAGGLCAIYVPSGDLVFADPDKNGHYVTPLAAPLEPLPSLRIATEMAAIALRLDRAGAWRLCRSVKDIRQAMADGVFAAVMHMEGCEAIGPDLAALEVFHAAGLRSLGPVWSRHNVFGHGVPFAFPMSPDTAPGLTEAGLALVRECNRLGILIDLAHITEKGFWDVAKTTDQPLVASHSNAHALTPVARNLTNKQLDAIRESRGLVGVNYATAMLRSDGRSDGDTPLSDMVRHIDYLVERIGIDCVALGSDFDGATIPEEIGDAAGNQKLIAALQRVGYGARDLEKLASGNWLRILTSAWGEEYA, encoded by the coding sequence ATGCAATTCGTATTCGACGGCCATAACGACGTCCTCCTCCGGCTTTGGACACATGAACGGGATGGTGGCGATCCAGTCGCTGAATTTTCAAACGGAACAGACCTAGGCCATATCGATGCCCCGCGCGCCAAGGCTGGCGGGCTGGCCGGCGGCCTATGCGCAATCTACGTGCCCTCCGGCGATCTCGTTTTTGCCGATCCCGACAAGAACGGCCACTATGTCACCCCGCTTGCCGCGCCCCTCGAACCGCTTCCCTCGCTGAGGATCGCTACGGAAATGGCCGCGATCGCGCTTCGCCTCGACCGCGCAGGCGCCTGGCGCCTCTGCCGCAGCGTCAAGGACATTCGCCAAGCGATGGCCGACGGCGTCTTCGCGGCTGTGATGCACATGGAAGGCTGCGAGGCCATTGGCCCCGATCTCGCAGCGCTCGAAGTGTTCCATGCCGCCGGCTTGCGGTCACTGGGACCGGTATGGAGCCGGCACAATGTCTTCGGCCACGGCGTGCCCTTCGCATTTCCGATGTCGCCGGACACCGCGCCCGGCCTGACCGAGGCAGGCTTGGCGCTTGTGCGCGAATGCAACCGGCTCGGCATCCTGATCGATCTGGCGCACATCACCGAGAAAGGCTTCTGGGATGTTGCAAAGACAACCGATCAGCCGCTCGTGGCCAGCCACTCCAACGCTCATGCGCTAACGCCCGTTGCTCGTAATCTCACTAACAAGCAGCTCGACGCCATTAGAGAAAGCCGCGGCCTCGTCGGCGTGAACTATGCGACCGCGATGCTGCGCAGCGACGGTCGCTCCGATGGCGACACACCGCTCAGCGACATGGTGCGCCATATCGATTATCTCGTCGAGCGCATCGGCATCGATTGTGTGGCTCTCGGCTCGGACTTCGATGGCGCAACCATTCCCGAAGAAATAGGGGATGCCGCCGGTAACCAGAAGCTGATTGCCGCCCTCCAGCGCGTTGGCTATGGTGCACGAGATCTCGAAAAATTGGCCAGCGGGAACTGGCTGAGAATTCTGACTTCGGCGTGGGGAGAAGAGTACGCCTAA